One region of Rhodocaloribacter litoris genomic DNA includes:
- a CDS encoding fibronectin type III domain-containing protein: MIMTAQEKKQPVRAGCPIIQMTVGEVIRYLQGGYEPPVQRAIDKHVRFCNTCAAELERVRALRGIGRHLMQEHLYGAPEEDPAAPEHLDEVRLAAFVEGTLAPADQEAVRAHIIACYTCYQQYAAAVYDLETPVTAAHRTPQEALQLVLAPETTAPPSLLTVARERLHTLWRRLTAWSEQVFGGPLRAPALALALGMLAVLLVFPLFRTSNVISLQTVQQAIANPDQVMSGRLPGATLRNDVLVITGNEDEEIVFTWPDVGEQRVSGYRVRVYDDENRPILEQDVPENAWAVTPAVFAPGVTYTLNVVAFYEEGGVRPVIRTQKIQRVE; this comes from the coding sequence ATGATCATGACGGCACAGGAAAAGAAACAACCCGTCCGGGCAGGGTGCCCGATCATCCAGATGACCGTCGGAGAGGTCATCCGGTATCTGCAAGGGGGATATGAGCCGCCGGTGCAGCGCGCCATCGACAAGCACGTCCGGTTCTGCAATACGTGTGCGGCCGAACTGGAGCGTGTCCGGGCGCTTCGCGGGATCGGGCGACACCTGATGCAGGAACACCTTTACGGGGCCCCGGAGGAAGATCCGGCGGCGCCGGAGCACCTCGACGAGGTCCGCCTGGCTGCCTTCGTCGAGGGTACCCTGGCACCGGCGGACCAGGAGGCCGTGCGAGCCCACATCATAGCCTGTTATACGTGCTACCAGCAGTACGCTGCCGCCGTGTATGACCTGGAGACCCCCGTGACGGCAGCCCATCGTACGCCGCAGGAGGCCCTTCAGCTGGTGCTTGCCCCGGAGACGACCGCGCCGCCGTCTCTGCTTACCGTGGCGAGGGAGCGCCTGCACACGCTCTGGCGACGCCTGACGGCCTGGAGCGAGCAGGTGTTTGGAGGTCCCCTGCGGGCTCCGGCCCTGGCTCTGGCCCTTGGCATGCTGGCTGTGCTCCTGGTGTTTCCCCTGTTTCGGACCTCGAACGTGATCTCTCTGCAGACCGTGCAGCAGGCCATCGCCAATCCGGACCAGGTCATGAGCGGCAGGTTGCCCGGTGCCACCCTGCGCAACGACGTGCTGGTGATCACCGGCAATGAGGACGAAGAGATCGTCTTTACCTGGCCGGACGTCGGCGAGCAACGCGTGAGCGGCTACCGTGTCCGCGTCTACGATGACGAGAACCGGCCCATTCTGGAGCAGGACGTCCCGGAGAACGCGTGGGCCGTCACGCCCGCCGTCTTTGCTCCCGGCGTTACCTATACGCTGAACGTCGTGGCCTTCTACGAAGAGGGCGGCGTACGCCCGGTCATCCGCACCCAGAAGATCCAGCGGGTCGAGTAG
- a CDS encoding S8 family serine peptidase: protein MIPVRHLCACLLGGLVVLLAGLPGDVVVPAARAQGAVMVEVRTVSVQLLRLSDFDPLRPERAPVFLHATVINDEQERDLRLEVHVRSARFGVLVTGTKRLGRVAPFAVVPVTNRDIETYEVADAGTDLVKTALERNVLPADEYVFEVRVFDEAGPGGGALVAEGEGVIVTENPGRQLDLVGPGTPFGQEPDVVATPFPIFQWLSDAARFNFALYEVRPHQRSPEDVAGSRPVFAVRDSLMTATVLPYPSFAEALRPGVTYAWQVEAIVETAAGPLVQPSEMYWFVVEAREDLNVAASDGLPPVLSAGVAGEGVARLEVSPQEITLPPGGTFLFRAAAYDAADLLLPGVRVTWSLQPLGAGAIDEEGRFTAGEQPGVVAVTARAGEVMDYATVFIEVPDTRPGEAVVAANDTLAAGPAAADTTGGVPGDPTRALGVRIVFPVEEQPVVAPGVHFVWQVAGADSADALRYRVSVFPVEAGYPAEEVPDVPPVLVQTVRQATSMYYPPGAPLLEPGRLYAVQVDVLDPEDNLLARSAPVRFTMAPQANVGWDLRQAWDNALRQGQLEVTLTLLAELRTPALAPLDRQALLNTNVQIDLEDGPWLQLSVPVSSLPALVQLPFLRLLTLPAPPWFSGREEAHEATRPPAPTPARRTVAEARPASNPSGVGVAVFEFGYDVPRLRSLLEAEGVEYALYSFRRDRRLDGRSPEAAAHGLTTVQALIETLPEASRLHLFNFETELEFRAALRYAVDSLGVRVATSSVSWMDAYDHYDGTGYLFGPNLAEMLGERAVLVAAAGNFARSHWEGRFSDPDGDGRHNFTPERNGLTLSLSGEEVYNFLLSWDDWEQPEVDLDLYLLDETGQPLYDAGGYPMRSVNRQGRGRFEKPTERIRSFVPPYPGTQPYRLEVRAHRLRPGAAPPHFELYMYPWPEDSDPAPEGRSSLASGLAVARPETVVPVAAVDFEHSSQGPTNDGRLRPDFAADGVVRRGEVEALWPVGTSFAAPRVAAALARIFDRHPDWPASRALQLLRTCVDPPAGAEAGEKDPRFGWGAVNLDRLREALR, encoded by the coding sequence ATGATTCCTGTTCGTCATCTTTGTGCCTGCCTCCTGGGCGGGCTGGTGGTTTTGCTCGCCGGCCTGCCGGGGGACGTGGTGGTGCCCGCAGCCCGGGCCCAGGGGGCGGTGATGGTGGAAGTGCGTACGGTGAGCGTGCAACTGCTGCGCCTCTCCGACTTCGACCCGCTCCGTCCGGAGCGGGCGCCGGTTTTCTTGCACGCCACCGTGATCAACGACGAGCAGGAACGGGATCTGCGCCTGGAAGTCCACGTCCGTTCGGCCCGGTTCGGGGTGCTCGTCACCGGCACGAAGCGGCTGGGCCGTGTAGCGCCCTTCGCCGTCGTGCCGGTCACGAACCGGGACATCGAGACGTACGAGGTCGCCGACGCCGGTACCGATCTGGTGAAGACGGCTCTGGAGCGCAATGTGCTGCCGGCGGACGAATACGTCTTCGAGGTGCGGGTGTTCGACGAGGCCGGGCCGGGGGGCGGGGCCCTGGTCGCCGAGGGCGAAGGGGTCATCGTGACGGAGAACCCCGGGCGGCAACTCGATCTCGTGGGGCCAGGCACGCCCTTCGGGCAGGAGCCGGACGTGGTGGCGACGCCGTTCCCCATCTTCCAGTGGCTCTCGGACGCCGCACGGTTCAACTTTGCCCTCTACGAGGTGCGACCTCACCAGCGTTCGCCCGAAGACGTGGCCGGCAGCCGGCCGGTCTTTGCCGTCCGGGACAGCCTCATGACGGCGACCGTGCTGCCCTACCCGAGCTTCGCCGAGGCCCTGCGCCCCGGGGTGACGTATGCCTGGCAGGTGGAGGCCATTGTGGAGACCGCCGCGGGCCCGCTGGTGCAGCCGAGCGAGATGTACTGGTTCGTCGTGGAGGCGAGGGAGGATCTGAACGTGGCGGCGTCGGACGGGTTGCCGCCGGTGCTTTCGGCCGGGGTTGCCGGTGAGGGGGTGGCCCGCCTGGAGGTCAGCCCGCAGGAGATCACGCTGCCGCCCGGCGGTACGTTCCTCTTTCGTGCGGCGGCCTACGACGCCGCCGACCTGCTCCTGCCCGGGGTGCGGGTGACGTGGAGCCTGCAACCGCTCGGGGCCGGTGCCATCGATGAGGAAGGGCGGTTCACGGCCGGGGAGCAGCCCGGGGTCGTGGCCGTCACGGCCCGCGCCGGCGAGGTGATGGATTACGCGACGGTTTTCATCGAAGTCCCCGACACACGCCCCGGAGAAGCTGTCGTCGCCGCCAACGACACCCTGGCGGCCGGTCCGGCCGCCGCCGACACCACCGGGGGCGTTCCCGGGGATCCCACGCGGGCGCTCGGGGTGCGTATCGTCTTCCCGGTGGAGGAACAGCCGGTCGTCGCGCCCGGTGTCCACTTCGTCTGGCAGGTGGCCGGGGCCGATTCGGCCGATGCGCTGCGGTATCGCGTCAGCGTCTTCCCGGTAGAGGCCGGGTATCCGGCCGAGGAGGTGCCGGACGTGCCGCCGGTGCTCGTGCAGACGGTGCGGCAGGCCACGTCGATGTACTATCCGCCGGGGGCTCCGCTGCTGGAACCGGGCCGTCTCTACGCTGTGCAGGTCGACGTTCTCGATCCGGAAGACAACCTGCTGGCCCGTTCGGCACCGGTACGCTTCACGATGGCGCCCCAGGCCAACGTGGGCTGGGATCTCCGCCAGGCCTGGGACAATGCCCTCCGGCAGGGACAGCTGGAGGTGACCCTCACGCTGCTGGCCGAGCTGCGCACCCCGGCGCTGGCCCCGCTCGACCGGCAGGCCCTGCTCAACACGAACGTCCAGATCGACCTGGAAGACGGGCCCTGGCTGCAGCTTTCCGTGCCCGTGAGCAGCCTGCCAGCCCTGGTGCAATTGCCTTTCCTGCGCCTGCTGACCCTGCCGGCTCCCCCCTGGTTCTCCGGGCGGGAGGAGGCGCACGAGGCCACGCGCCCGCCCGCGCCCACCCCGGCACGCCGGACCGTCGCGGAGGCCCGGCCGGCATCGAATCCGTCCGGGGTCGGCGTGGCCGTCTTCGAGTTCGGCTACGACGTGCCGCGTCTCCGCAGCCTGCTCGAAGCCGAAGGCGTCGAGTACGCGCTGTACTCGTTCCGGCGCGACCGCCGCCTCGACGGGCGGAGCCCCGAGGCCGCCGCACACGGCCTCACCACCGTGCAGGCCCTGATCGAAACCCTTCCGGAGGCGAGCCGCCTCCACCTGTTCAACTTCGAAACGGAGCTCGAATTTCGCGCCGCCCTGCGCTATGCCGTGGACTCGCTCGGCGTGCGCGTTGCCACCAGCTCGGTTTCCTGGATGGATGCCTACGATCACTACGACGGGACCGGCTATCTCTTCGGGCCCAACCTCGCCGAGATGCTCGGGGAACGGGCGGTGCTGGTGGCTGCCGCCGGCAACTTCGCCCGCAGCCACTGGGAAGGGCGCTTCTCGGACCCGGATGGCGACGGACGCCACAACTTTACACCGGAACGCAACGGGCTCACGCTCTCTCTCTCCGGAGAGGAGGTCTACAACTTTCTCCTGAGCTGGGACGACTGGGAGCAGCCCGAGGTGGATCTGGACCTGTACCTCCTGGACGAGACCGGCCAGCCCCTCTACGACGCCGGCGGCTATCCGATGCGGTCGGTCAACCGGCAGGGGAGGGGGCGGTTCGAAAAACCGACCGAGCGGATCCGCAGTTTTGTACCCCCCTATCCCGGCACGCAACCGTACCGGCTGGAGGTGCGGGCGCACCGGCTCAGACCCGGAGCGGCCCCGCCGCACTTCGAACTCTACATGTACCCCTGGCCCGAGGATAGCGACCCCGCCCCCGAAGGCCGCAGCAGCCTGGCTTCCGGGCTCGCCGTGGCGCGGCCGGAAACCGTGGTGCCCGTGGCCGCCGTCGATTTCGAGCACAGCTCGCAGGGACCGACCAACGACGGCCGCCTGCGGCCCGACTTCGCCGCCGACGGGGTGGTACGCCGGGGCGAGGTGGAAGCCCTGTGGCCGGTGGGAACCTCTTTCGCCGCGCCCCGGGTGGCCGCCGCCCTCGCCCGTATCTTCGACCGGCATCCGGACTGGCCGGCAAGCCGGGCCCTTCAGCTCCTGCGAACCTGCGTCGACCCGCCGGCCGGTGCCGAAGCCGGGGAGAAAGATCCACGCTTCGGCTGGGGCGCCGTCAACCTCGATCGCCTCAGGGAAGCCCTGCGGTAG
- a CDS encoding tetratricopeptide repeat protein, which translates to MPQDRLEALLRFYEEDPNDAFTRYALAGEYLKRGDTDRALSFFEGLVADEPDYLGTYYHLGKLYEHLGRPSDALATYRRGIERARAQGAWHTLSELQSALLEAEGLGSDDAS; encoded by the coding sequence ATGCCGCAAGATCGACTGGAAGCCCTGCTTCGCTTCTATGAGGAAGATCCGAACGACGCCTTCACCCGGTATGCGCTGGCGGGAGAGTACCTGAAGCGCGGCGACACGGACCGGGCGCTTTCGTTCTTCGAAGGGCTCGTGGCCGACGAGCCGGACTATCTGGGGACGTATTATCACCTGGGCAAGCTGTACGAACACCTCGGCCGCCCGAGTGACGCCCTGGCGACGTACCGTCGCGGCATCGAGCGGGCCCGGGCACAGGGCGCATGGCATACGCTCTCCGAGTTGCAGTCCGCCCTGCTCGAAGCGGAGGGACTCGGCTCCGACGATGCATCCTGA
- a CDS encoding CPBP family intramembrane glutamic endopeptidase, which translates to MHPDTGPDVRRPKPGPPARHIDHANLRETGQMEQGTATVPGWKTYHRLTRTATYGFVSVLPLLVLYEVMILIANRGDIYQVRVGAEVWIKRLLASVGLSGILALGVLVLLAGVAVAFYERHRSIPLRPRYFGWLIVESAGYAVLVAFAVSRLVGLLLSAWAAGGAGPVADTWTMLALSIGAGLYEELLFRVLLVGGLYLVLKRLGLRGAPAYGLAAVAGALVFSAAHYLGPLGDPFTMASFLFRFLFGLALNALFLVRGFGVAAWTHALYDVMVVTHLLG; encoded by the coding sequence ATGCATCCTGACACCGGGCCGGACGTACGCCGGCCCAAGCCCGGGCCACCTGCCCGGCATATCGATCACGCCAACCTGCGGGAGACCGGCCAGATGGAACAGGGAACCGCCACCGTGCCGGGATGGAAGACCTATCACCGGCTCACCCGGACGGCCACCTACGGCTTCGTGAGTGTGCTCCCGTTGCTGGTGCTCTATGAGGTGATGATCCTCATCGCCAACCGGGGAGACATCTACCAGGTGCGCGTCGGTGCCGAGGTCTGGATCAAGCGCCTGCTCGCGAGCGTGGGGCTCAGCGGGATCCTGGCCCTCGGCGTCCTGGTGCTGCTGGCCGGCGTGGCCGTCGCGTTCTACGAGCGGCACCGCTCGATCCCGCTGCGCCCGCGTTATTTCGGCTGGCTCATCGTCGAGAGTGCGGGGTACGCCGTGCTCGTGGCCTTTGCCGTGTCCCGCCTCGTCGGCCTGCTGCTCTCGGCATGGGCCGCGGGCGGTGCGGGGCCGGTGGCCGACACGTGGACGATGCTGGCCCTCTCGATCGGCGCCGGGCTCTACGAAGAGCTGCTCTTCCGCGTCCTGCTCGTCGGCGGCCTCTACCTCGTGCTGAAGCGACTCGGCCTGCGGGGGGCCCCGGCCTATGGCCTCGCCGCCGTGGCAGGCGCGCTGGTCTTCAGCGCCGCCCACTACCTGGGCCCGCTCGGCGACCCCTTCACGATGGCCTCGTTCCTGTTCCGGTTCCTCTTCGGCCTTGCGCTCAACGCCCTCTTCCTGGTGCGCGGCTTCGGGGTGGCCGCCTGGACACATGCCCTCTACGACGTGATGGTGGTCACCCACCTGCTCGGCTGA
- the htpX gene encoding zinc metalloprotease HtpX yields the protein MLSNGLRTAALMAVLIVLFALIGRQLGGEAGLVLAFGIAVAMNFAGYWFSDKIVLKMYRAREVSRREAPELYDMIDRLRQRAGLPMPKVYVIPSEQPNAFATGRNPAHAAVAVTNGIVRLLSREELEGVIAHELAHIKNRDILTSSIAATIAAAITLLARFGLFFGGGRDRDNVIGTLLMLLLAPVAAMLIQLAISRAREYAADRDGARICGKPRALASALNRLQHGAEQVPMDANPATAHMFIVNPFSGAMAGLRNLFSTHPPTEERIRRLLEMERTGF from the coding sequence ATGCTTTCGAACGGCCTTCGCACCGCCGCCCTGATGGCGGTCCTCATCGTGCTTTTCGCCCTCATCGGCCGGCAGCTCGGCGGCGAAGCCGGGCTGGTGCTGGCCTTCGGCATCGCCGTGGCGATGAACTTCGCCGGCTACTGGTTCAGCGACAAGATCGTCCTGAAGATGTATCGCGCGCGCGAGGTGTCCCGGCGGGAGGCACCGGAACTCTACGACATGATCGACCGGCTGCGGCAGCGGGCCGGACTGCCCATGCCGAAGGTGTACGTCATCCCGTCCGAGCAGCCCAACGCCTTCGCGACGGGCCGGAACCCCGCGCACGCGGCGGTGGCCGTCACGAACGGTATCGTGCGGTTGCTCTCGCGCGAGGAACTCGAAGGGGTCATCGCGCATGAGCTGGCCCACATCAAGAACCGGGACATCCTGACCTCCTCGATCGCCGCCACGATTGCGGCGGCGATCACCCTGCTGGCCCGCTTCGGGCTGTTCTTCGGCGGCGGTCGCGACCGGGACAACGTCATCGGCACCCTGCTGATGCTGCTGCTGGCGCCGGTGGCGGCCATGCTGATCCAGCTGGCCATCTCCCGCGCACGCGAGTACGCCGCCGACCGGGACGGTGCCCGCATCTGCGGCAAGCCCCGGGCGCTGGCCAGTGCCCTGAACCGGCTCCAGCACGGCGCCGAGCAGGTTCCGATGGACGCCAACCCGGCCACGGCCCACATGTTCATCGTCAACCCCTTCTCCGGCGCCATGGCCGGCCTGCGCAACCTGTTTTCCACCCACCCCCCCACGGAGGAGCGCATCCGGCGCCTGCTGGAGATGGAGCGGACGGGCTTCTGA
- a CDS encoding CHAT domain-containing protein: protein MLSPHPLRWAMPALALGLAGCLASWQDRPMPEDQRAYWAWTRSIHEDPARALETGFALLNEYPDLQRLYLRLAEICRDTDRRPDCRNALAGVTPPDTLSALYREAALLLLMPEDEAAGRWQRIARAPVLDPALARLLVDTAFRTQDNARLEAFRALWQQRQAETPEAPGPLFGLGYLAVLRAAWEEAEPLLQRATELAPDDPEAYRELGRLYFHTARPEALVQALENGIRAARARYDLRTELILRGNLGLTLMEQQGNLAGAEQMFQTALEQSRALADGASEGFNLYRLALVRIRQQHYQEALPLLQRADSLFARHTPRQRAEVLVQIGTALHGLYRFSDAEAVLETAVAEAETHRHLGAQLQALTALAHLRYQMGRYTTARQTALDVLNLTQRYRSVKFEITGRLVLGDIENRWGNYETAVAHYEQALTLAREHALHPRIRELYRRLGRTTLNLHDTGRARAYFDSLLAHERHHADAVTQAHSYLGLARTYAQFGNPDEGMRYLEQARALIDPSRQTRLLASTLLEMGWNAIGRRAFDEAERHLLRLDSLLRHTGLPASIAYEMHAAFGRLYRQRARYDAALHHLNEALRYERTLPLPAERWEVLHDRALTLWRNGRLTEAEADFRTAIEHIETIRSHLASRENRAAFVQDKVLVYKDFVTFLEAQGRLAEAFHFTERARSRSLTDLLFTTQQDNAAAGADETLEQFIEAERRRQTIAGALAGEDLDDNPAPDPARTAALMRAYAEADSLYRTTLLRLRTDRPLGALLAPSPLTAGEARALLRPDEALLAYQLRTAPETAAHGTIQAYVLTRDTLFSVTLPIEPVNLSESIRFFRDQITTPGTGEEAFWRNTGRRLYEHLLAPLLARLPDSIRHLHIVPEGPLHYLPFAALPDASGRFLVERYTLSTTPSASVLQIVQAHNPHRWRSILIVADPADNLPGSRREAARLAALPGIQAHSLVGAEATHRNVLDEAGRHDVLHFATHGRFMRRAPGRSHLELHDAPLNVADIGRLRLNAYLVTLSACETALGSGRQADIPAGDEWIGLHQAFLAAGTPTVMASLWPIDDRTSSRFMPAFYEALREASGKARALADVQRRFLRNPETRHPFYWAPFVLVGDPR, encoded by the coding sequence ATGCTCTCACCGCACCCGCTACGATGGGCCATGCCGGCGCTTGCCCTGGGGCTGGCCGGCTGTCTGGCCTCCTGGCAGGACCGGCCCATGCCGGAAGACCAGCGGGCCTACTGGGCCTGGACCCGGTCGATCCACGAAGATCCGGCACGGGCGCTCGAGACCGGCTTCGCCCTGTTGAACGAGTACCCGGACCTGCAACGCCTCTACCTTCGCCTGGCCGAGATCTGCCGGGACACGGACCGCCGACCGGATTGCCGCAATGCGCTGGCCGGCGTCACCCCGCCGGACACCCTCAGCGCCCTCTACCGCGAGGCCGCCCTCCTGCTCCTGATGCCGGAGGACGAGGCTGCCGGCCGCTGGCAACGGATCGCCCGGGCCCCGGTCCTCGACCCGGCACTGGCACGCCTGCTCGTGGATACGGCCTTCCGCACGCAGGACAACGCCCGGCTCGAAGCGTTCCGGGCGCTGTGGCAGCAGCGGCAGGCCGAGACCCCCGAGGCCCCCGGCCCCCTCTTCGGCCTGGGCTACCTCGCCGTGCTCCGCGCCGCCTGGGAGGAGGCCGAACCCCTCCTGCAACGCGCCACCGAACTCGCCCCCGACGACCCGGAGGCATACCGCGAACTGGGGCGCCTCTACTTCCACACCGCACGGCCCGAAGCCCTCGTCCAGGCCCTCGAAAACGGTATCCGGGCCGCACGCGCCCGGTATGACCTGCGGACGGAACTCATCCTGCGCGGCAACCTGGGCCTGACGCTGATGGAACAGCAGGGCAACCTGGCCGGTGCTGAGCAAATGTTCCAGACCGCCCTCGAGCAGAGCCGCGCCCTGGCCGACGGGGCCAGCGAAGGGTTCAACCTGTACCGGCTGGCCCTCGTCCGTATCCGGCAACAGCACTATCAGGAAGCCCTGCCCCTGCTCCAGCGCGCCGACTCGCTCTTTGCCCGGCACACCCCCCGCCAGCGGGCCGAGGTGCTGGTCCAGATCGGAACCGCCCTCCACGGCCTCTACCGCTTCAGCGACGCCGAAGCCGTCCTCGAGACAGCCGTGGCCGAAGCCGAGACCCATCGCCACCTCGGCGCCCAGCTCCAGGCCCTGACGGCCCTGGCCCACCTCCGCTACCAGATGGGTCGCTACACCACGGCCCGGCAAACCGCCCTCGACGTACTCAACCTGACGCAGCGCTACCGCTCCGTAAAGTTCGAAATCACGGGTCGCCTCGTCCTCGGCGACATCGAAAACCGCTGGGGCAACTACGAAACGGCCGTCGCCCATTACGAACAGGCCCTGACCCTGGCCCGGGAGCATGCCCTCCACCCACGCATCCGCGAGCTGTACCGGCGGCTGGGCCGTACGACGCTCAACCTGCACGACACGGGCAGGGCCCGCGCCTACTTCGACAGCCTGCTCGCGCACGAACGCCACCACGCCGACGCCGTCACACAGGCCCATTCCTACCTCGGCCTGGCCCGTACCTACGCGCAGTTCGGTAACCCGGACGAGGGCATGCGCTACCTGGAACAGGCCCGCGCCCTGATCGACCCTTCCCGGCAGACCCGGCTGCTGGCCTCTACCCTGCTGGAAATGGGCTGGAACGCCATCGGCCGCCGGGCTTTCGACGAGGCCGAGCGACACCTGCTCCGGCTCGACAGCCTCCTCCGGCACACCGGCCTGCCCGCCTCCATCGCCTACGAGATGCACGCCGCGTTCGGCCGGCTATACCGGCAACGGGCCCGCTACGACGCGGCCCTGCATCACCTGAACGAAGCGCTCCGCTACGAGCGCACGCTGCCCCTGCCCGCCGAACGCTGGGAAGTGCTGCACGACCGCGCCCTGACCCTGTGGCGCAACGGCCGTCTCACCGAAGCGGAAGCCGACTTCCGCACCGCCATCGAACACATCGAAACCATACGAAGTCACCTCGCCTCCCGGGAAAACCGGGCGGCCTTCGTGCAAGACAAGGTGCTCGTCTACAAAGACTTCGTCACGTTCCTCGAAGCGCAGGGACGGCTCGCCGAAGCGTTCCACTTCACCGAACGGGCCCGGAGCCGCAGCCTGACCGACCTGCTCTTCACGACGCAGCAGGACAACGCGGCCGCCGGTGCCGACGAGACGCTCGAACAATTCATCGAGGCCGAACGGCGGCGCCAGACCATCGCCGGGGCACTCGCCGGCGAGGACCTCGACGACAACCCGGCCCCCGATCCAGCCCGCACCGCCGCACTCATGCGCGCGTACGCCGAAGCCGACTCGCTCTACCGGACCACCCTGCTCCGGCTGCGCACCGACCGGCCGCTCGGTGCCCTGCTCGCACCCTCCCCCCTCACCGCCGGCGAGGCCCGGGCCCTCCTCCGGCCGGACGAGGCCCTCCTCGCCTACCAGCTGCGTACCGCCCCGGAGACGGCAGCCCATGGCACGATCCAGGCCTACGTGCTCACCCGGGACACCCTCTTCTCGGTCACCCTGCCCATCGAGCCGGTCAACCTGAGCGAGTCGATCCGGTTCTTCCGGGATCAGATCACCACCCCCGGAACGGGCGAAGAGGCATTCTGGCGCAACACCGGCCGCCGGCTCTACGAGCACCTCCTGGCACCGCTGCTGGCCCGGCTGCCGGACTCCATCCGGCACCTCCATATCGTCCCGGAAGGCCCGTTGCACTACCTGCCCTTCGCCGCCCTCCCGGATGCGTCGGGGCGCTTCCTGGTCGAGCGGTACACCCTCTCCACCACGCCGTCGGCCAGCGTACTGCAGATCGTGCAGGCCCACAACCCGCACCGGTGGCGTTCGATCCTGATCGTGGCCGACCCGGCGGACAACCTGCCCGGCAGCCGCCGCGAGGCCGCCCGCCTCGCCGCCCTGCCCGGCATCCAGGCGCACTCCCTCGTCGGGGCGGAAGCCACCCACCGCAACGTCCTCGACGAAGCCGGCCGCCACGACGTGCTCCACTTCGCCACACACGGCCGCTTCATGCGGCGCGCACCCGGGCGCTCCCACCTCGAGTTGCACGACGCACCACTGAACGTGGCCGACATCGGGCGCCTGCGCCTGAACGCCTATCTGGTCACCCTCAGCGCCTGCGAGACGGCCCTTGGCAGCGGCCGGCAGGCCGACATCCCTGCCGGCGACGAGTGGATCGGGCTGCACCAGGCCTTCCTGGCGGCCGGTACCCCGACTGTCATGGCCAGCCTGTGGCCCATCGACGACCGCACCAGCAGCCGCTTCATGCCGGCCTTCTACGAGGCCCTGCGTGAAGCGTCCGGTAAAGCCCGTGCCCTGGCCGACGTGCAGCGACGGTTTCTCCGGAATCCGGAAACCCGTCACCCCTTCTACTGGGCGCCCTTCGTCCTCGTCGGAGATCCGCGCTGA
- a CDS encoding T9SS type A sorting domain-containing protein, whose product MKSTFRFTLHGLFRHPLLTLALCLLSGFIALPASGQDEPPIEPGDGGYQSVVQAPVEGLTLLRLPVLTVSNPQPGDDEPPLESGGDEPPIEPGDGGYQSADRAGGFETGLLRTNTTVPAGSPGLLGNYPNPFNPQTTIRFHLDETQPVRLVVYNILGQQVRLLVEGTLPAGVHETTLRAGDLPPGLYLAHLATPTGTFVQRMTLAR is encoded by the coding sequence ATGAAATCCACTTTCCGCTTCACGCTGCACGGTCTTTTCCGGCACCCCCTTCTCACCCTTGCCCTGTGCTTACTCTCCGGCTTCATCGCCCTCCCGGCCAGCGGGCAGGACGAGCCTCCCATCGAACCCGGCGACGGCGGCTACCAGTCCGTCGTACAGGCGCCCGTCGAGGGCCTGACCCTGCTCCGCCTCCCGGTTCTGACGGTCTCCAACCCACAACCGGGGGACGACGAGCCGCCCCTCGAAAGCGGCGGCGACGAGCCTCCCATCGAACCCGGCGACGGCGGCTACCAGTCGGCGGACCGGGCCGGCGGCTTCGAGACGGGCCTCCTCCGCACAAATACCACCGTACCCGCCGGCTCACCGGGGCTGCTGGGCAACTATCCCAACCCCTTCAACCCGCAGACGACCATCCGCTTCCATCTGGACGAAACCCAACCGGTTCGGCTGGTCGTTTACAACATTCTGGGCCAGCAGGTACGGCTGCTCGTGGAAGGTACGCTGCCGGCCGGCGTACACGAGACCACCCTCCGTGCCGGCGACCTGCCCCCCGGCCTTTACCTGGCCCACCTGGCAACCCCGACCGGCACCTTCGTACAGCGCATGACGCTGGCCAGATAA